The Actinomycetota bacterium genome contains a region encoding:
- the queA gene encoding tRNA preQ1(34) S-adenosylmethionine ribosyltransferase-isomerase QueA, translating to MRTDLFDYHLPPELIAQHPAEPRGASRLLVVDCESGKISHRRFSDLPEYLERGDCAVFNRTRVRRARLRGKKAGTGGGVELLLLSRDRGGEWEALARPARRLRPGARVVFGRGELEAEVLEVREEGRIRVRLSPGEAELQEELVERLGEVPLPPYIREKLADPERYQTVYAAETGSAAAPTAGLHFDHRAMEELERRGVTLAFLRLDVGLDTFRPIATEELEGHRMHREELEVDAAACEAVNAARGRGGRVLAVGTTVVRALESAAGEGGLEPYRGPTELFIAPGHRFRAVDLLLTNFHLPRSTLLVLVCAFAGRELVLKAYREAVEARYRFLSFGDACLFLYPHGWREPPCCSPPGPCL from the coding sequence ATGAGGACCGACCTCTTCGACTATCACCTCCCCCCCGAACTCATCGCCCAGCATCCCGCCGAGCCGCGAGGGGCCTCCCGCCTGCTGGTGGTGGACTGCGAGAGTGGAAAGATCTCCCATCGCCGCTTCTCCGACCTCCCGGAATACCTGGAGCGAGGGGACTGCGCGGTCTTCAACCGCACCAGGGTGAGGAGGGCGAGACTGCGCGGGAAGAAGGCGGGGACCGGAGGCGGGGTGGAGCTGCTCCTTCTCTCCCGCGACCGGGGCGGCGAGTGGGAGGCCTTAGCCAGGCCGGCGCGCAGGCTGCGGCCCGGCGCCAGGGTGGTCTTCGGGCGGGGCGAGCTGGAGGCCGAGGTGCTGGAGGTGAGGGAGGAGGGGAGGATAAGGGTCCGCCTGAGCCCCGGGGAAGCGGAGCTACAGGAGGAGCTGGTGGAGCGGCTGGGGGAGGTTCCTCTTCCTCCCTACATCAGGGAAAAGCTCGCGGACCCCGAGAGGTACCAGACCGTTTACGCCGCGGAGACGGGTTCAGCGGCCGCCCCCACCGCCGGTCTGCATTTCGACCACCGGGCCATGGAGGAGCTGGAACGCAGGGGGGTGACCCTGGCCTTCCTGCGCCTGGACGTGGGCCTGGACACCTTCCGCCCCATAGCCACAGAGGAGCTGGAGGGACACCGCATGCACCGCGAGGAGCTGGAGGTGGACGCCGCCGCCTGCGAGGCGGTGAACGCGGCGCGCGGGCGCGGGGGGAGGGTGCTCGCGGTGGGCACCACGGTGGTGCGGGCCTTGGAGAGCGCGGCGGGGGAGGGCGGGCTGGAGCCCTACCGCGGCCCCACGGAGTTGTTCATCGCCCCCGGCCACCGCTTCCGGGCCGTGGACCTGCTGCTCACCAACTTCCACCTGCCGCGCTCCACCCTGCTGGTGCTGGTGTGCGCCTTCGCGGGAAGGGAGCTGGTGCTCAAAGCCTACCGCGAGGCGGTGGAGGCGCGCTACCGCTTTCTGAGCTTCGGGGACGCCTGCCTCTTCCTCTATCCTCACGGCTGGAGGGAGCCCCCGTGTTGCTCCCCTCCCGGCCCCTGTTTATGA
- the ruvC gene encoding crossover junction endodeoxyribonuclease RuvC has product MIIMGIDPGLSSTGYGVVEKRGDTLKALGYGGIETSPRESMSSRLAKIYREVSELIARYRPDLVVLEELFFSANARSAMAVGQARGGIILAAAHAGVGVEEYTPLQVKQSLVGHGRADKKQVEYMVKALLRLEDDPGSSHASDALALAICHAHSERMLGRIEEKKRSAGSRKPPHKKRECG; this is encoded by the coding sequence ATGATCATCATGGGCATAGACCCCGGCCTCTCCTCCACCGGCTACGGGGTGGTGGAGAAGAGGGGGGATACCCTAAAGGCCCTGGGTTACGGCGGGATCGAGACCTCGCCACGCGAGAGCATGTCGTCACGCCTTGCTAAGATATACCGCGAGGTGAGCGAGCTCATAGCGCGCTACCGGCCCGACCTGGTGGTTCTGGAGGAGCTGTTCTTCAGCGCCAACGCCCGTAGCGCCATGGCGGTGGGCCAGGCCAGGGGAGGGATCATCCTGGCGGCGGCCCATGCCGGCGTGGGGGTGGAGGAATATACCCCCCTGCAGGTGAAGCAGTCGCTGGTGGGTCACGGGCGGGCGGACAAGAAGCAGGTGGAGTACATGGTCAAGGCGCTGTTGCGGTTGGAGGACGACCCGGGATCCTCCCACGCCAGCGACGCCCTGGCCCTCGCCATCTGCCATGCCCACAGCGAGAGGATGCTCGGCCGCATAGAGGAGAAGAAGCGGAGCGCGGGCTCCCGCAAGCCACCGCACAAGAAGAGGGAATGCGGATGA
- a CDS encoding epoxyqueuosine reductase QueH — MRGLLVDACCGPCALSARREVAVPSRDPHFLFYNPNVHPYREYRRRLESFEELMMGEGLVYTVLPYEPEEWIRAVAYREETRCEICYRLRLRRAADFALEEGYATLTTTLFASPYQDHELLSRLGASICRSRGLDFVVWDGRESYRSCLEEARRRKLYTQPYCGCILSERERYDRRRGGGGQRGS, encoded by the coding sequence GTGCGCGGACTGCTGGTGGACGCGTGCTGCGGCCCATGCGCGCTGTCGGCCCGGCGCGAGGTCGCCGTTCCCTCGCGGGACCCGCATTTCCTCTTCTATAACCCCAACGTGCACCCCTACCGCGAGTACCGCAGGAGGCTGGAGAGCTTCGAGGAGCTGATGATGGGGGAGGGGCTGGTGTACACCGTGCTCCCCTACGAGCCCGAGGAGTGGATAAGGGCGGTGGCCTACCGCGAGGAGACCCGCTGCGAGATCTGCTACCGCCTGCGGCTGCGGCGCGCCGCCGACTTCGCCCTCGAGGAGGGATACGCGACCCTCACCACCACCCTCTTTGCCAGCCCCTACCAGGACCACGAGCTCCTCTCCCGCCTGGGAGCTTCCATATGCCGCAGCCGCGGCCTGGATTTCGTGGTCTGGGACGGAAGGGAGAGCTACCGTTCCTGCCTCGAGGAGGCGAGGAGGAGGAAGCTCTACACCCAGCCCTACTGCGGTTGCATCCTCAGTGAGCGCGAGCGCTACGACCGCCGCAGGGGGGGCGGCGGGCAGCGCGGGAGCTGA
- the ruvA gene encoding Holliday junction branch migration protein RuvA, giving the protein MIDYVQGVLSEKSGEGVVIDVGGVGLWLFVSGYTLQGLPAVGERVRLYGYLHVKEDLLQLYGFSGRAEREVFQKLITVTGIGPKVALAVLSAYDPDTFVRLLAAEDLEAITSVPGVGKKSGQRMIVELKDKLVPEGMEVASPAAGAGGDMLREAREALKELGYSAQEARRALEGYAADEPSLEDLLRYALKRLGGG; this is encoded by the coding sequence TTGATCGATTACGTGCAGGGAGTGCTGTCGGAAAAGAGCGGCGAGGGGGTGGTGATCGACGTGGGCGGGGTGGGGCTCTGGCTCTTCGTGTCCGGCTACACCCTGCAGGGCCTTCCCGCGGTGGGGGAGAGGGTGAGGCTCTACGGCTACCTGCACGTCAAGGAGGACCTCCTCCAGCTCTACGGCTTCTCCGGCCGCGCGGAACGAGAGGTCTTCCAGAAGCTCATCACCGTGACCGGCATCGGGCCCAAGGTGGCCCTGGCGGTGCTCTCCGCCTACGACCCCGACACCTTCGTGCGGCTGCTTGCCGCGGAGGACCTGGAGGCCATCACCTCCGTGCCGGGGGTGGGCAAGAAGAGCGGACAGAGGATGATCGTGGAGCTCAAGGACAAGCTGGTTCCGGAGGGCATGGAGGTCGCCTCCCCCGCAGCAGGAGCGGGGGGAGACATGCTTCGGGAGGCCAGGGAGGCCCTGAAGGAGTTGGGATATTCAGCCCAGGAGGCCAGGCGCGCGCTGGAGGGCTACGCCGCCGACGAGCCGAGCCTCGAGGACCTCCTGCGCTACGCCCTGAAACGCCTGGGAGGAGGCTGA
- a CDS encoding YebC/PmpR family DNA-binding transcriptional regulator — MSGHSKWSTIKHKKGAQDAKRGQLFSKLSRAIIVAAREGGGNPEMNIALANAIEKAKSYSMPKENIERAIKRGTGEGSADSFEKIVYEGYGANGVAIMVDVMTDNRNRAAADIRRIFSRTGGSLGTSGSVAWMFEKKGNIIVNKDTGIDEDLLLETALEAGAEDMVTEDDHWEIVTDAESFRGVLEALKEKGFEPASAEVTMLPKNTVKLDKEAAKKVLRLVDALEEYEDVQEVYANFDIPDEILEELSEE, encoded by the coding sequence ATGTCAGGACATTCCAAGTGGTCGACCATCAAGCACAAGAAGGGAGCCCAGGACGCCAAGCGCGGGCAGCTCTTCAGCAAGCTCTCCCGCGCCATCATCGTGGCGGCGCGCGAGGGGGGCGGAAACCCCGAGATGAACATCGCCCTGGCCAACGCCATCGAGAAGGCCAAGAGTTACTCCATGCCCAAGGAGAACATCGAGAGGGCCATCAAGCGGGGCACGGGGGAGGGCTCCGCCGACAGCTTCGAGAAGATAGTCTACGAGGGGTACGGGGCCAACGGGGTGGCCATCATGGTGGACGTGATGACCGACAACCGCAACCGCGCGGCGGCGGACATCCGGCGCATCTTCTCGCGCACCGGCGGCAGCCTGGGGACCTCGGGCTCGGTGGCCTGGATGTTCGAGAAGAAGGGCAACATCATCGTCAACAAGGACACGGGCATAGATGAGGACCTGCTGCTGGAGACGGCCCTGGAGGCGGGGGCCGAGGACATGGTCACTGAGGACGACCACTGGGAGATCGTCACCGACGCCGAATCCTTCCGGGGCGTGCTGGAGGCGCTCAAGGAAAAGGGCTTCGAGCCGGCCTCGGCGGAGGTGACCATGCTGCCGAAGAACACCGTGAAACTGGACAAGGAGGCGGCGAAGAAGGTTCTGCGGCTGGTGGACGCCCTGGAGGAATACGAGGACGTGCAGGAGGTGTACGCCAATTTCGACATCCCGGACGAGATCCTCGAGGAGCTCTCAGAGGAATAG
- a CDS encoding phosphatidylinositol mannoside acyltransferase, with protein MAEDRERSWDDIPGYLKYYFFRGSCAMVGMLPARVSHGVAVGIAEVAYRLSRRKRAVVYGNMRRVRPEGSRREWKVMTRRSFHNYARYWVDFLRCYHLSPEEVDRLVVPHGTEWFDRCLEKGKGAVLALPHYGSWDLIGGWVGHKYPSFWAVAEVLKPRPMYEFHTELRRRMGIRIIPLGENTVEKVIEVLLQNGMVCLLSDRLIAGSGVEVEFFGEKVLMPIGPALLAVKLGTAVIPCLTIRKDGRYHGYVGPPLEVEVTGDTRRDVQVNTQKLARVLEDFIREDPTQWHMFQPIFRSEPDAAADKR; from the coding sequence ATGGCGGAAGACAGAGAGCGCTCCTGGGACGACATCCCCGGTTACCTGAAGTACTATTTTTTCCGGGGATCCTGCGCAATGGTGGGCATGCTGCCCGCACGCGTGAGCCACGGCGTCGCGGTGGGGATCGCGGAGGTCGCCTACCGCCTCTCCAGGAGAAAGCGCGCCGTGGTCTACGGGAACATGCGGCGCGTCCGGCCCGAGGGGTCTCGCCGTGAGTGGAAGGTCATGACCCGCCGCAGCTTCCACAACTACGCCCGTTACTGGGTGGATTTCCTGCGCTGTTACCATCTCTCCCCCGAGGAGGTGGACCGCCTGGTGGTCCCCCACGGCACGGAGTGGTTCGACCGGTGCCTGGAGAAGGGAAAGGGCGCGGTGCTCGCCCTTCCGCACTACGGGAGCTGGGACCTGATAGGCGGTTGGGTGGGGCATAAATACCCCTCATTCTGGGCGGTGGCGGAGGTGCTCAAGCCGCGCCCCATGTACGAGTTCCACACCGAGCTGCGCAGGCGTATGGGTATCCGCATCATCCCGCTGGGGGAGAACACGGTGGAGAAGGTGATAGAGGTGCTGCTGCAGAACGGCATGGTATGCCTGCTCTCCGACCGCCTCATCGCCGGGAGCGGGGTGGAGGTGGAGTTTTTCGGGGAAAAGGTCCTCATGCCCATAGGTCCGGCGCTGCTGGCGGTGAAGCTGGGCACGGCGGTCATCCCCTGCCTCACCATCCGCAAGGACGGCAGGTACCACGGCTACGTGGGTCCCCCCCTGGAGGTGGAGGTCACCGGGGACACCCGCAGGGACGTGCAGGTTAATACCCAGAAACTGGCAAGGGTTCTTGAGGATTTCATCCGAGAGGACCCCACGCAGTGGCACATGTTCCAGCCCATATTCAGGTCCGAGCCGGACGCCGCGGCGGACAAGCGTTGA
- a CDS encoding LysE family transporter translates to MSLVAIFFISLGVGLSGALMPGPLLTVTINESYRRGFVAAPLLVAGHAVLEATLIVLLVLGLDRVVGNDLFFGVVGVAGGAFIFWMGLGMAVDVRDGKLHVDLHATDQRRMGPFAAGLTTSLSNPYWSLWWATFGLSWLLRSMERGVAGVLSFYTGHIMADVLWYFMVATLVVTGRRFLSDRAYNLVILACGAFLVVLGGRFMGDGLAHLLG, encoded by the coding sequence ATGAGCCTCGTCGCCATCTTCTTCATCTCTCTGGGGGTGGGACTTTCCGGGGCCCTCATGCCGGGCCCCCTGCTCACGGTGACCATCAACGAGTCGTATCGCCGGGGGTTCGTGGCTGCGCCCCTGCTGGTGGCGGGGCACGCGGTACTGGAGGCGACCCTCATTGTGCTGCTGGTGCTGGGCCTCGACCGGGTGGTGGGAAACGACCTCTTTTTCGGCGTGGTGGGGGTGGCGGGAGGGGCCTTCATCTTCTGGATGGGGCTGGGCATGGCCGTCGACGTGAGGGACGGAAAGCTCCACGTCGACCTGCACGCCACCGACCAGCGGCGCATGGGGCCCTTCGCGGCCGGCCTCACCACCAGCCTCTCCAACCCCTACTGGTCGCTGTGGTGGGCCACCTTCGGGTTGAGCTGGCTGCTGAGGTCCATGGAGCGCGGCGTGGCGGGAGTCCTCTCCTTCTACACCGGGCACATCATGGCCGACGTGCTCTGGTATTTCATGGTAGCCACGCTGGTGGTGACGGGCAGGCGCTTCCTTTCCGACCGCGCCTACAACCTCGTCATCCTGGCCTGCGGGGCCTTCCTGGTGGTGCTCGGAGGGCGCTTCATGGGCGACGGGCTGGCGCACCTGCTCGGGTAG
- the ruvB gene encoding Holliday junction branch migration DNA helicase RuvB: MAGDLGVGDGRLLDPEPLEDEGDLDLTLRPRWISEFIGQDRIREHLEIFISAARGRREPLDHVILSGPPGLGKTTLAGIIANEMGVTCRQTSGPALERAGDLASILTNLEPGDVLFIDEIHRLNRSVEEVLYPAMEDFKLDIIVGKGPAARSIRLDLPPFTLVGATTRAGLLTSPLRDRFGVQSRLDYYTREELQAIIMRSARILAVDIDEGGACELARRSRGTPRIANRLLRRVRDYAQVRAGGRITFEVACEALALFEVDEMGLDKVDKMILLTIIEKFGGGPVGVNTLAVSVGEEIDTIEEVHEPYLLQIGFMQRTPRGRVATDNAYRHLGLARSGENTLF, translated from the coding sequence ATGGCCGGGGACCTGGGAGTGGGCGACGGTAGGCTGCTGGATCCGGAGCCCCTGGAGGACGAGGGCGACCTCGACCTCACCCTGAGGCCGCGCTGGATCTCCGAGTTCATAGGCCAGGACCGCATCCGCGAGCACCTGGAGATCTTCATCTCCGCCGCGCGGGGGCGCAGGGAACCCCTGGATCACGTCATCCTCTCCGGTCCGCCGGGCCTGGGGAAGACCACCCTGGCGGGGATCATCGCCAACGAGATGGGCGTGACCTGCCGCCAGACCTCGGGCCCGGCCCTGGAGCGCGCCGGGGACCTGGCCTCCATCCTCACCAACCTTGAGCCGGGAGACGTGCTCTTCATCGACGAGATCCACCGCCTGAACCGGTCGGTGGAGGAGGTCCTCTACCCCGCCATGGAGGATTTCAAGCTGGACATCATCGTGGGCAAGGGTCCGGCGGCGCGCTCCATCCGTCTCGATCTCCCTCCCTTCACCCTGGTGGGAGCGACCACCCGCGCCGGGTTGCTCACCTCCCCCCTGCGAGACCGCTTCGGGGTGCAGAGCAGGCTTGATTATTACACCCGGGAGGAGCTGCAGGCCATCATCATGCGCTCCGCGCGCATCCTCGCCGTGGATATCGACGAGGGGGGAGCGTGCGAGCTGGCGCGGCGCTCGCGGGGGACCCCGCGCATCGCCAACCGCCTCCTGCGCCGCGTGAGGGACTATGCCCAGGTGAGGGCGGGAGGCAGGATAACCTTCGAGGTGGCGTGCGAGGCCCTGGCCCTCTTCGAGGTGGACGAGATGGGGCTGGATAAGGTGGACAAGATGATCCTCCTCACCATCATCGAGAAGTTCGGGGGCGGGCCGGTGGGGGTGAACACCCTGGCGGTCTCGGTGGGGGAGGAGATCGACACCATCGAGGAGGTCCACGAGCCCTACCTGCTGCAGATCGGATTCATGCAGCGGACCCCGCGGGGCAGGGTGGCCACGGACAACGCCTACCGCCACCTGGGACTGGCGAGAAGTGGGGAAAACACTCTTTTTTAA
- the pdxT gene encoding pyridoxal 5'-phosphate synthase glutaminase subunit PdxT, which produces MKKPTIGVLALQGAVREHLQMLDRTGARGVALRYPAELHLCSGLIIPGGESTTIGKLMIACGFLEEVRELVRQGMPVYGTCAGLIMLASRLVEGDQPLLGLMDITARRNAYGRQVDSFEVDLHLRGIEDAGRPFRAVFIRAPWIEEAGPGVEVLGEHGGRAVLAREDGMLVSAFHPELTGDDRVHRFFLRMVEGAARG; this is translated from the coding sequence ATGAAGAAACCTACCATAGGCGTGCTCGCGCTGCAAGGAGCGGTACGCGAGCACCTACAGATGCTGGATAGGACAGGAGCTCGAGGGGTGGCGCTGAGGTATCCCGCCGAGCTCCATCTCTGCTCGGGGCTGATCATCCCCGGTGGGGAGAGCACCACCATCGGAAAGCTCATGATCGCCTGCGGGTTTCTCGAGGAAGTGAGGGAGCTGGTGCGTCAGGGCATGCCGGTCTACGGCACCTGCGCCGGCCTGATCATGCTCGCCAGCCGCCTGGTGGAGGGCGACCAGCCCCTGCTGGGGCTGATGGACATCACGGCGCGCCGCAACGCCTATGGGCGCCAGGTGGACAGCTTCGAGGTGGACCTGCACCTGAGGGGGATAGAGGATGCCGGACGGCCTTTCCGCGCGGTGTTCATCCGGGCCCCGTGGATCGAGGAGGCGGGCCCGGGGGTGGAGGTGCTGGGCGAGCACGGCGGACGGGCGGTGCTCGCCCGCGAGGACGGTATGCTGGTGTCCGCGTTCCACCCCGAGCTCACGGGGGACGACCGGGTACACCGCTTTTTCCTGCGCATGGTGGAGGGAGCCGCCCGAGGATGA
- a CDS encoding glycosyltransferase family 4 protein, which produces MRIAMVSPYDWDIPGGVNRHVEQLSELLRRRGHAVTVVAPGGRDGEGFRSAGGSFSVPANRSRANLSFGPRTAARVRRILDGEDFDLLHLHEPLIPSVSMLALLFSRCAVLATFHAAREKGSLGYRLASPLLRRLAARIDVRAAVSQAALDLVGHYFPSQYHILPNGVDREVFRPGGPALEGLDPGAFHILFVGRDEPRKGLGVLLEALPAVRARRPEVRLLVVGADDPGRGDEGVVWLGRLKDDAVPAAYRSARIMVAPSLGMESFGIVLIEAMACGVPVVASDIPGYRAVLRGGVDGVLVPPGDAAALSDALLALVEDAGRREAMARAALERAREFSWDNLVEKVEEAYLEAVEIRRERERKEERHAP; this is translated from the coding sequence ATGCGCATAGCGATGGTGTCGCCGTATGACTGGGACATCCCGGGTGGGGTGAACCGCCACGTCGAGCAGCTCTCCGAGCTACTGCGGCGCCGCGGGCACGCGGTCACGGTGGTGGCTCCCGGCGGAAGGGACGGCGAGGGCTTCCGCTCCGCGGGAGGGTCCTTCTCCGTACCGGCCAACCGATCGCGGGCCAACCTCTCCTTCGGACCCCGCACAGCGGCGCGGGTAAGGCGCATCCTGGACGGGGAGGACTTCGACCTCCTCCACCTGCACGAGCCCCTCATCCCCAGCGTCTCCATGCTCGCCCTGCTCTTCTCGCGTTGCGCCGTGCTGGCCACCTTTCACGCCGCGCGGGAGAAAGGCAGCCTGGGATACCGCCTCGCCTCTCCCCTGTTGAGGCGGCTGGCGGCGAGGATAGACGTCAGGGCAGCGGTCAGCCAGGCGGCCCTGGACCTGGTGGGGCATTATTTCCCATCGCAGTACCACATACTGCCAAACGGCGTCGATAGGGAGGTCTTCCGGCCTGGAGGACCCGCCCTGGAGGGACTGGATCCCGGGGCGTTTCATATCCTCTTCGTGGGACGGGACGAGCCCCGCAAGGGGCTGGGGGTGCTGCTCGAGGCCCTTCCCGCCGTGAGGGCGAGGCGGCCTGAAGTACGCCTGCTGGTGGTGGGCGCCGATGACCCGGGAAGGGGAGACGAGGGAGTGGTATGGTTGGGGAGACTCAAGGACGATGCGGTCCCCGCGGCCTACCGCTCGGCGCGCATCATGGTGGCCCCCTCGCTGGGCATGGAGAGCTTTGGCATCGTGCTCATCGAGGCCATGGCCTGCGGGGTGCCTGTGGTGGCCTCGGACATCCCCGGCTACCGGGCTGTGCTGCGAGGCGGCGTGGATGGCGTGCTGGTCCCGCCGGGGGACGCGGCGGCGCTCTCCGATGCGCTGCTGGCGTTGGTGGAGGATGCGGGAAGGAGAGAGGCCATGGCCCGGGCGGCGCTGGAGAGGGCGCGGGAGTTCTCCTGGGATAATCTGGTAGAAAAGGTGGAAGAGGCGTACCTGGAGGCGGTGGAGATTAGGAGGGAAAGAGAGAGGAAGGAAGAGCGCCATGCGCCTTGA
- a CDS encoding M48 family metalloprotease: MKSALLVSAFIVVILIIGFSVGYVWGFDYAITGLVIAAIIATVTSLVSYYNSDKIALASAGAREVTKQEFPYYVNTVEGLAIAAGLPPPRTYIIDTPAMNAFATGRDPEHAAIAVTTGLLENCNRLELEGVIAHEMSHIGNYDIRYMCMVVVLVGLLVIFADIVVRMIFWGGMFGDRDRGRGGGGEGGGAFAAVLLVIGLVFLILSPIIGQLLQLSISRKREFLADATGAKLTRYPEGLASALEKLSTQAKPFPRTSKATAHLFIVQPFKKEARSGHFSRSSIWDTHPPVEERIRRLRAMSGMEGMYNQAMMEARLRE; the protein is encoded by the coding sequence ATGAAATCCGCCCTGCTGGTGAGCGCCTTCATCGTGGTGATCCTCATCATCGGGTTCTCGGTCGGTTACGTGTGGGGTTTCGATTACGCCATCACCGGCCTGGTGATCGCCGCCATCATCGCCACCGTCACCTCGCTGGTGAGCTATTACAACAGCGACAAGATCGCCCTGGCCTCGGCGGGGGCGAGGGAGGTCACCAAACAGGAGTTCCCCTACTACGTGAACACCGTGGAGGGACTGGCCATCGCGGCGGGACTGCCGCCGCCGCGCACCTACATCATCGACACCCCGGCCATGAACGCCTTTGCCACCGGCAGGGATCCGGAGCACGCGGCCATCGCCGTGACCACGGGACTGCTGGAGAACTGCAACCGCCTGGAGCTGGAGGGGGTCATCGCCCACGAGATGTCCCATATAGGCAACTACGACATCCGCTACATGTGCATGGTGGTGGTGCTGGTGGGGCTGCTGGTGATCTTCGCGGACATCGTGGTGCGCATGATCTTCTGGGGTGGCATGTTCGGGGACCGCGACCGCGGCCGGGGGGGAGGCGGAGAGGGAGGGGGAGCCTTCGCGGCCGTACTCCTGGTGATAGGCCTGGTCTTCCTCATCCTCTCCCCAATCATCGGGCAGCTCCTGCAGCTCTCCATCTCGCGCAAGCGCGAGTTCCTGGCGGATGCCACGGGGGCGAAGCTGACGCGGTATCCCGAGGGGTTGGCGAGCGCGCTGGAAAAACTATCCACCCAGGCCAAGCCCTTCCCGCGCACCAGCAAGGCCACCGCCCATCTCTTCATCGTGCAGCCCTTCAAGAAGGAGGCCCGGTCGGGACACTTCTCGCGCTCGAGCATCTGGGATACCCACCCGCCCGTCGAGGAGCGCATCCGGCGCCTGCGGGCCATGTCCGGCATGGAGGGGATGTACAACCAGGCCATGATGGAGGCCAGGCTGCGCGAATAG
- a CDS encoding LemA family protein, whose amino-acid sequence MVWALVIIGVLVFLIIVSVIGIYNKLVRDRNRVDNAWHQIDVQLKRRYDLIPNLVETVKGYASHEKEVFEKVTQARNMGINAQTVKEQAQAENMITGALKSLFAVAEAYPELKANQNFLMLQEELSGTESKIAFARQFYNDSVMTYDTNRQRFPANIIAGMFSSTFQPRDYFEIEVAAEREAPKVQF is encoded by the coding sequence ATGGTATGGGCCCTTGTGATCATCGGGGTTCTGGTATTCCTGATCATCGTCTCGGTCATCGGCATCTACAACAAGCTGGTGAGGGATCGCAACCGGGTGGACAACGCCTGGCACCAGATCGACGTGCAGCTCAAGCGCAGGTACGACCTCATCCCCAACCTGGTGGAGACGGTCAAGGGTTACGCCAGCCACGAGAAGGAAGTCTTCGAGAAGGTAACCCAGGCGCGCAACATGGGCATAAACGCCCAGACGGTGAAGGAACAGGCGCAGGCGGAAAACATGATCACCGGGGCGCTGAAGAGCCTCTTCGCGGTGGCGGAGGCCTACCCGGAGCTCAAGGCCAACCAGAATTTCCTCATGCTGCAGGAAGAGCTCTCGGGGACGGAGTCCAAGATCGCCTTCGCGCGCCAGTTCTACAACGACAGCGTGATGACCTACGACACCAACCGCCAGCGCTTCCCCGCCAACATCATCGCGGGCATGTTCTCGAGCACCTTCCAGCCTCGCGATTACTTCGAGATCGAGGTGGCGGCGGAGCGCGAGGCCCCCAAGGTGCAGTTCTAG
- the pdxS gene encoding pyridoxal 5'-phosphate synthase lyase subunit PdxS codes for MEEKGTLRVKTGLAEMLKGGVIMDVTTPEQAMIAEEAGAVAVMALERVPADIRAAGGVARMADPGVIEAIMQAVTIPVMAKARIGHFVEAQILEALGVDYIDESEVLTPADEKNHIDKWRFTVPFVCGAINLGEALRRIGEGAAMIRTKGEAGTGNVVEAVRHMRTINAEIARLTVTPRDELMSVAKEMGAPYDLVCWVAENGRLPVVNFSAGGIATPADAALMMQLGADGVFVGSGIFKSEDPASRARAIVRAVTHYDDPKVLAEVSRGIGKAMAGLEIAEIGHENLIQFRGW; via the coding sequence ATGGAAGAAAAAGGGACGTTACGGGTGAAGACCGGCCTGGCGGAGATGCTCAAGGGCGGGGTGATCATGGACGTGACCACCCCGGAGCAGGCGATGATCGCCGAGGAGGCCGGAGCGGTGGCGGTGATGGCCCTGGAGCGGGTGCCGGCGGACATCCGCGCCGCCGGGGGGGTGGCGAGGATGGCCGACCCCGGGGTCATCGAGGCCATCATGCAGGCGGTGACCATACCGGTTATGGCCAAGGCGAGGATCGGGCATTTCGTGGAGGCGCAGATACTCGAGGCCCTGGGGGTGGACTACATCGACGAGAGCGAGGTGCTCACCCCCGCCGATGAGAAGAACCACATCGACAAGTGGCGCTTCACCGTGCCCTTCGTCTGCGGGGCTATAAACCTGGGCGAGGCCCTGCGCCGCATCGGCGAGGGGGCGGCCATGATCCGCACCAAGGGCGAGGCGGGCACCGGAAACGTGGTGGAGGCGGTGCGGCACATGCGCACCATAAACGCAGAGATAGCGCGCCTCACCGTGACCCCCCGGGACGAGCTCATGAGCGTGGCCAAGGAGATGGGCGCCCCTTACGACCTGGTGTGCTGGGTGGCGGAAAACGGCCGTCTCCCGGTGGTGAACTTCTCCGCCGGAGGCATTGCCACGCCCGCCGACGCCGCGCTGATGATGCAGCTGGGGGCGGACGGGGTCTTCGTGGGCTCGGGGATATTCAAGTCCGAGGACCCGGCCTCGAGGGCGCGCGCCATCGTGCGCGCGGTGACCCATTACGACGACCCCAAGGTGCTGGCGGAGGTCTCGCGGGGGATCGGCAAGGCCATGGCCGGGCTGGAGATAGCGGAGATCGGCCACGAGAACCTCATCCAGTTCCGCGGCTGGTGA